Below is a genomic region from Primulina eburnea isolate SZY01 chromosome 9, ASM2296580v1, whole genome shotgun sequence.
ATAAATAATCTCCaaacattatttatttattccatATTATAATATAAACATATTTCATGCTTCAACATGTCTGAAGCGTAAACTGTACTCGTCAGtactgagacgacgcgttgcgTGGTTTGGAGTGGAATTTCTTTTATTAGTATAATTTATTGaacaattaatatatataatttagtcGGATCCCgtatcttattttattttagttttatgtattcataaaatatacaaattaatatattttattgaataattaatatatataatttagttGGATCCCGtatcttattttattttgttttatttattcataaaatatacaaattattatattttattgaataattaatatatataatttagttGGATCACatatcttattttattttatttcattttttattcataaaatatacTTTTCCACTACAGTTCATTGGCCAGCGGTCTTTCAACCAATATCCATCTTGTTATCTTTAAGTTTATAATTTAATTCacattattaataattattattatcgaCGTgtctattaattattattattatttttttttgcaaaagGCGACTTTGTTCTTTTCTGAAATAGTAATCCTCTATTttcgaaaaaatattttttctttaaaaaaaaagcgTGGAAAGGTGAaactttattatatttttttaaaaaaatgcataaaattgttatttaatttattttatatttaaaagaataatttattcttgattgtttaATTTCTAGATTTTATATTGTACGAAGTGTGACTTAAATTTAGATCGTGATGGCATGTAGTGATGCGTTGAATGGTCGCCACTACCGAGTAAATTGGTTCAAACCCAATTCTTAATTGACCAAAAACTGAGAAAAGAAATGGTTCCACTTAATTAATAACTCAGTCAAATTTCATTGTCGTTCTTCTTCTCCTCGTGTCATCTCCTGTGTTTTCCCGTTCAAACCAAGAAAATTTCTCATATATAATGacaacattttctatttttttcccTTGCCAGAATTCGAATTTGTAGTCTGCACTTTGATTTTTAATTTGTTCAAGAAATGGAGAAGTTTCCATCAGATTCGGTCTTCAAGAATCTCGAAAAAGAGCTGACACATGGGGGAGAGCTGGCTGGGCAGCTACAACTGCATATGAATGCGCAGTCTTCTTCACAGGAAACTCTCTTGTATCTGCTGAATGAAATATTGAATACCTACGATCGTGCGCTGTCAGTGATCGAACATGGTGGCCGTATCGCTGGCGGTGCTAGTGGCAGTGCACCGCCAGGATGCGGTGGTGTGATGGCGGCAACAATGTCTGATTCTCCCGGTACGCCACTCACCGCGAGCCCTCACAGCAGTCATTCAAATCAAGAAGATCAGGCTTGTAGGATAAGGTATAAAAAGTACTTTCTGTTGTATATTTCTATTCCTTCACATTTTTATATACCAAATTATACACCGTATCATATGGTCTAAAGTTGTATTTCTACCTAAACTATTTAGATGCACACCATAGTGTTTACCAGTAAAATTATGACATTTATCAgtgtattttttgttttatataattatctatttgtgattttggttttcATGTTATCTAGCAACATATTGATGCTTTATAATATGATAGTGACGATGAATTTACTACGAGTCGCATGATTTTTAAATAGTGATTTGAATGTTTTTCTTTAATAAAGAGTGAGGATTAGAGTGAATTTTGTACTAAACGATATGTGGATATCTGGTGTAAATTTTCAGTGGATCAAAGGGAGTGCCAAGGTGGACACAAAAAATGGTATTGTGTGGAGAGACAGCAAAAGAGACACAGCTTGATGATGgccacagatggagaaaatACGGCCAAAAAGACATCCTACGATCCAAAAATCCTAGGTATGTATTTGTCTGTATGTATATTTCCACttgatatatataaaacatgttgaatgggtctcatgtgagaccacgggtcaaccctatccatattcacaataaaaagtaatattcttagcataaaaagtaatactttttcatatacgacccaaataagatatctgtctcacagatacgacccgtgagacctgtctcacacaagtttttgccaagtaTGTTTGGACCTCGATCAAACCCATAAAATATACATTGAAAATAGTACATATCTGCAAGTGTCACAAgttgataaaaataaaaagttctTAGAATGCCGAGTCAACTAGTCACATTGGGTAGACCTCAATGAAAACACACAAGTTACTTgttcatattttatatataataataataatagtgtgTGTATATGTGTTATTTTAAAGAATTAGGTTTGCTTGAGCACATCCAAGAACCTCTTTGTTGtcgttttgttttcttttgacCCCTTTGACACCATATTTTTTGTCCTTCCTCGACAGCTAAATTCTCCTTATTTATTTCAAAAGGCTACATTATTAATAGGAATGTCAACTGTTTGTTTATTCATTTCACCTTCACTCATCATCAAAATGTCAAGTAACACTGTTATATAGTTTATCTGACaccaaaatttcaaattttaaacgaTTCAGATGTGCTATATGATTTTCACAAATATATATGATATCTATAAAAACTGAATTAAAATTCGTGGTTGATTATATTGAGacaaatgaaataaataattatatattttggaaAATATATATACTCATAATcactcttatatatatatatatatatatatatactctatatatgtgtatatatattatcaattatatatatatatatatatactcttatatatgtgtatatatatattatcaattTGCAGGGGATATTATAGGTGCACTCAAGGGAAAGGTTGTTTGGCTAGAAAACAAATACAAAGATCAGATGAAGATCCGACAACATTCGAAGTCACTTACAAAGGACTCCACACGTGCCGTAGTGATCCACCAATCCCATTCCCAATAATCCATCATCAAAATGAACCGAAAACACCTTCAGTATCCCACGAAAATCGAATTAACGAATCCCAACATGAACCATTTCTCAACATCCAAACAAGCCTTAAGATCATAGACAGTAGCTATGATAAACAATGCAATATTCCTTCAACATCAAACTTCAATCCCGAAAATGATCCCATTTTTCCCGATGACCATCTTTTGTGGGAGGATTATTTAAAGGATTTCATGTGTCCCACGGCTCCtgaattaaattatttcaacGATTATGAATGTGTTAATTAATAATTCAGGAGATATCGAGCCCGAGCCGAAGCCGCCTACTCAAGACGCGGATTCTTCGTTTGATAGCTCATCAGGACAACTCGGATCTAGTTTTGGCTTAGGAAATTGAAGTTACTTCCCTTGATTTTCATTATATatttgattctatttttggactaTATTGTAATAAAGTGTAGAAATATTGAAATAAGCTTCTTATTGATGTACATATTAGTTAATATatgacattattattattattattaattatttcgcCATTTTTAATGTTATGTGAAATGGAGAAGTGTTTGATACCCCATATTTCCGACTTGACCCAGATGAGCTTTGGACCGATCCGATCAACGTCAAGCCCATTACCCGAAATGATGGGCTCATATGGAATACAATCAAGGCTAAAGTAGAGGCCCAATAAATAACTCGGAGTCCGTTTCATTATCATGTGCTCTAGAACGATCCTACACGGTAGAATCCGAGCAGCTGAACACATTATGGCCGATCAGCCGACAGAAGAATGCACCGACCCAAACTCAAACAAGTATGGCGATGAATAACTTACAATACCAGAGTTCATACACGAATTATGACCCTTTCTATCTTTACAAATACCAGGACTCCTTGTTGTTACATTCATTCATTACTTGTTTACATTGTACTATATATTCGCACTTGCTCTTCAGACTGACTTAAGTGTCGTCGCGGGAACCCTGTTcaacattctttaatgtttgTTTGTCTGCAAATGAATTCACCTAGGGAGATTATCGATCAGATAGGCTCGGATAATAGTGAATCAAGGGAAGCTCGGGCAGAACATTTACCACAAAGATTGCCATATTCTAGCTCATCACGAACCCAAGGCACGTAATTTTTTTGACATCATCAATATTTGATTAGTATTATTATCTATATAGTATcacttttatgtcaaaaattaattttagcatttctttgcatttttattttaaaaaaataattaaaagtgCTCATTTTGGGGGCCCGCTTGTGCCATCCACAAGCCcattcttaaataaaaaatttaaatccaCTAAAATTGGTTCGTTGGACCTTGACCACCCCTAAATGAAGCACGAATAAATCTTCAACTATTTTTTAAGGTTAAAGTTTTAACTTTATAACTTGTAGAATCTCTTGATCATTCAAAATTATTACTCAAAATAGATATTAGATTATTTTCCATGGTATATGATTTAATATCattatttatgataaataaactcaattattcaaaaaatatatttctttaaaaagGGGTAAAAACGGATTGGTTCGAACATATCTGTCTAATGTTAAATAAGAAATTAACGTAACAACGTCAAAACGAATTAGCAGGATGGGCCGACCCACAACCTAGCCGCAACTCGCCTCGTAAAATTCAACAACGATAAAATACTCCAACTATTCGAGATCTGCATTCGGACTAGCGTCACCTACTGGAATCGGATCTTAAATTTTGAGTGAATATAAATTATCATTATGTATAATTTTTgtagtattatttatttaaattttttgtacGAAGAATCATCCGAATCCTATCAGAAGTAGCTAGGTAAGAAATAATACATGGATTGTCTCCAAGGTAGGAGGCAATAAAGTCAATCAGCTGACTATAGACTTTTATTGTTTGAGTTGGTTAGCATGAAATTTAGGAAAGTTGCCTTTTGTAGACTGCACTTGTATGTTGGATAATTAACATTATTTCACGTTCTAATTATAAATACTCGACACATGGAATAAAACAACTGAAATCTTGTCTCTCTATATAACTAGACTAACCCAGCAGGCAGCCTTTCATAAatgtaaatatttaatttgttttgGTGTAGTTGATTTTTCTACTTTACTATAATACATTTAAAAAGTTACTTACATGATATCAAAAATTATTGACGTATGGTCGATCGATTTTGACAAAGAGTTTGAAGGTGAATCAAAATAGGTTAACTTGTTTGAGTTATGATATAGGGAATGCTGAGAGGGAACTCTTTGTGCGCAGCGTAGCATAAAGTCTAGTTGCTGTTGGTTGACCgagtcaccatgatttacctcctctcacaaTCCTGTCGGGCCGTGGGTGAGGGACgcctaaggtgagcgatttcaATTTTTGGAGCAAATTAAGACTGAAACAAAAAAATTGGACAAATTGGTTGAAAATATATCCTCTTCGTATGTCGTTTATGCATCATATAAATTTATCCATTTTGGTTGATTATCTTAGTCGCTTATCTAACTAAAAAAGCATATTCTAAGGCATTgtttggtacatgggataagGGTGGGATTGATAAGTAATCCCCATTATCTcatgtttggtacatttttaaaaaccccttgataaataaattttgagaaggATAAAACATCCTTTGTAagaggtgtgataattttaatataatgataaaatacattacaaatgacttaattaaccccaatttaaatgtatttaaattaatattaaatgtttattaaatacatacatatatacaaatatatagatacatatatatacacacacaaatatatatacatgtgtgtatgtatatatatatatttatatatgtgtgtgtatatattatatatatatataatatgcgtgtgtgtgtgtatatataaatatatatatatatttatatatatatatatatatatatatatatatatatatatatatatatatatatatatatgcgtgtgtgtatatatatatatatatcgtatATACACGTGATTTAGAATTGAGATATGCAATTACAAGATCTTGATAACaatgaaatataagtttttgtgatatggttaattttgtcattacaattcaatatataaattta
It encodes:
- the LOC140842137 gene encoding probable WRKY transcription factor 30 isoform X2; this translates as MEKFPSDSVFKNLEKELTHGGELAGQLQLHMNAQSSSQETLLYLLNEILNTYDRALSVIEHGGRIAGGASGSAPPGCGGVMAATMSDSPGTPLTASPHSSHSNQEDQACRIRWTQKMVLCGETAKETQLDDGHRWRKYGQKDILRSKNPRGYYRCTQGKGCLARKQIQRSDEDPTTFEVTYKGLHTCRSDPPIPFPIIHHQNEPKTPSVSHENRINESQHEPFLNIQTSLKIIDSSYDKQCNIPSTSNFNPENDPIFPDDHLLWEDYLKDFMCPTAPELNYFNDYECVN
- the LOC140842137 gene encoding probable WRKY transcription factor 30 isoform X1, whose product is MEKFPSDSVFKNLEKELTHGGELAGQLQLHMNAQSSSQETLLYLLNEILNTYDRALSVIEHGGRIAGGASGSAPPGCGGVMAATMSDSPGTPLTASPHSSHSNQEDQACRISGSKGVPRWTQKMVLCGETAKETQLDDGHRWRKYGQKDILRSKNPRGYYRCTQGKGCLARKQIQRSDEDPTTFEVTYKGLHTCRSDPPIPFPIIHHQNEPKTPSVSHENRINESQHEPFLNIQTSLKIIDSSYDKQCNIPSTSNFNPENDPIFPDDHLLWEDYLKDFMCPTAPELNYFNDYECVN